One Bremerella sp. JC817 DNA segment encodes these proteins:
- a CDS encoding DUF6807 family protein — protein MFAPGHIIRSLLFAALCASPVFAADSFHVKVAAQGDAKRPLPLQVDVSVPQSFADVHVVELTSKGIDPIVAQLTKPGLGNENPDPLARELHFVLPASLIGPERDLKVEISKKFDDLTSFRFQDEAGKYKDLLYGDRPVMRYMYEAVDSSNEDRRHETMKVYHHLYDPQGEHLLTKGPGGLFQHHRGIFYGFNRISYEQDGEKKTADVWHCNRKESQTHEKFAREEVGPVVARQVLKINWNGVDGKTFATELRQMTVYHVEGDQVIDFTSVLIAKSDNLKLDGDPQHAGFQFRATQHVPDKTAKQTYYVRPDGKGEPGKFRNWPGNQEHIDLEFNALSFVAFDQRYTCCYLDSPENPKPARFSERDYGRFGSYFATDVSEEEPLQLQYRLWLQPGEMDVAQVQQLRDDFVDPPKVTVEVEDNS, from the coding sequence ATGTTTGCCCCCGGTCACATCATCCGCTCATTGCTGTTCGCCGCACTCTGCGCTTCGCCCGTATTCGCGGCCGATTCCTTTCATGTGAAAGTCGCTGCCCAGGGCGATGCCAAGCGGCCGCTTCCCTTGCAGGTCGATGTCTCCGTTCCGCAAAGCTTCGCCGACGTGCATGTCGTCGAACTGACCAGCAAAGGAATTGATCCGATCGTCGCTCAGTTGACCAAACCTGGTCTCGGCAACGAGAACCCCGATCCACTAGCTCGTGAACTCCACTTCGTACTGCCCGCATCGTTGATCGGCCCCGAGCGTGATTTGAAGGTCGAGATCTCGAAGAAGTTCGATGACCTGACCAGCTTCCGCTTTCAGGACGAAGCAGGCAAATACAAAGACCTGCTTTACGGCGATCGCCCGGTGATGCGTTACATGTACGAAGCGGTCGACAGCTCGAACGAAGATCGTCGTCACGAAACGATGAAGGTCTATCACCATCTGTACGATCCCCAAGGCGAACACCTGCTGACCAAAGGTCCCGGCGGATTGTTCCAACATCACCGCGGGATTTTCTACGGCTTCAATCGCATCAGCTACGAACAAGACGGCGAGAAGAAAACCGCCGACGTCTGGCACTGCAACCGTAAGGAAAGCCAGACCCACGAGAAGTTCGCCCGTGAAGAGGTTGGGCCCGTGGTCGCTCGCCAAGTTTTGAAGATCAACTGGAACGGCGTCGATGGCAAAACCTTCGCCACGGAACTTCGCCAGATGACGGTCTATCACGTGGAAGGGGACCAGGTCATCGACTTCACTTCCGTGCTGATCGCCAAGTCCGACAATCTAAAGTTGGATGGCGACCCGCAACATGCCGGTTTTCAGTTCCGTGCCACGCAGCATGTGCCGGACAAGACCGCCAAGCAGACGTATTACGTTCGTCCCGATGGCAAAGGCGAGCCAGGCAAGTTCCGTAACTGGCCCGGCAACCAAGAACACATCGACCTCGAGTTCAACGCGTTGAGCTTCGTGGCCTTCGATCAGCGATATACCTGCTGCTATCTCGATTCCCCTGAAAACCCCAAACCGGCTCGCTTCAGCGAACGTGACTATGGACGCTTCGGTTCCTATTTCGCGACCGATGTCTCGGAGGAAGAGCCCCTTCAGTTGCAATATCGTTTGTGGCTTCAGCCAGGTGAGATGGACGTCGCTCAGGTTCAACAACTGCGTGACGACTTCGTCGATCCTCCCAAAGTTACTGTCGAAGTCGAAGACAATTCCTAG